Part of the Labilibaculum antarcticum genome, TGATAGGTAATTTTCCAATTCGTGACATTTCTATCCTCCTTTATTAATAAACGTAACACAATATTTCGCCACCAACGTTTTTCTGACGAGCTTCCTTGTCAGTCATTACTCCCTGAGAAGTAGAGAGAATCGCAATTCCCAAACCGTTTAGTACACGAGGTAATTCAGTTGCTCCACAATATTTTCTCAAACCAGGCTTACTTACCCTTTTAAGATTTTTGATTGCCGAGATTTTTGTCTCCGGATTGTATTTCAAAGCAATTTTAATAGTGCCTTGAACCCCATCATCAACAAACTTGTAATTAAGGATATAACCTTTATCCTTAAGAATTTTTGTCATTTCTTTTTTTACGTTAGAAGCAGGAATATCAACCACTTTGTGGTTTGCCATAATCCCATTTCTTAAACGTGTAAGAAAATCTGCTATTGGATCTGTCATTTTTAAAAAAAATTAAATTGATCCCGATCGCTCGGGACAATATTCAACAAAATTTGTTTTTACAAACTAAACTGTTTACCAACTCGCCTTCTTAACACCTGGGATTAATCCGTAAGAAGCCATTTCACGAAAAGTGATACGACTAATACCGAATTGTCTCATGTATCCTTTAGGACGGCCAGTAATTTTACATCTGTTATGCAATCTAACAGGTGAAGAATTTTTTGGCAAACGACTAAGTCCGATGTAATCGCCTTCCTCTTTTAGTTGAGCTCTTTTTGCTGCGTATTTTTCAACAAGCTTTTGACGCTTAACTTCGCGAGCTTTCATTGATTCTTTAGCCATCGTCTTATTTTTTTAGATTTTTAAATGGTAACCCAAATTCCTTTAATAAAGCAAGTGCTTCTTCATCGGTATTTGCAGTTGTAACGAAGGTAATATTCATACCCATGATCTTGTTTATTTCATCCAAAACAATCTCAGGAAAAATAATTTGTTCTTCGATACCTAAAGTATAGTTTCCTCTACCATCAAATTTAGCATTGATACCTTTAAAGTCACGGATACGTGGCAAGGCAACACGAACTAATTTCTCAAGGAATTCATACATGCGCTCACGACGTAAAGTAACAGTTGTACCAACTGGCATACCTTTACGAAGTTTAAAGTTCGAGATATCTTTCGAAGAAAGAGTTTGAACTGCTTTTTGACCAGTGATCGAAGTCATTTCGTTAACCGAAAATTCTAAGATTTTCTTATCAGCAATTGCCGAGCCAACACCTTGATTAATTACTATCTTCGTTAATTGAGGTGCTTGCATTACAGACTTGTAAGAAAATTCCTTCATTAAAGTAGGAATTACTTCTTCTGTATATTGTTTTTTAAGAGTCGGTATATAGCTCATTACTTAATCTCCTCCCCTGACTTTTTAGAATATCTAACTAATTTATTGTCATCACCGATACGTCTACCAACACGGGTAGCTTTTCCGGTAGAAGCATCTTTCACATTTAAATTCGAAATGTGAATTCCAGCTTCTTTTTTAACAATACCGCCCTGAGGATTTTCAGCATTAGGTTTAGTATGCTTAGAAATCATATTAGCTCCTTCAACAATTGCTCGTTGCTTGTCAACTAAAACTTCTAATACCTTACCTTCCATACCTTTTGATTCCCCCGAATTTACAATAACGGTATCACCTTTTTTAATATGTAATTTTTTTCGCATTGTTCTAGGTTTACAAAGATTATAAAACTTCTGGTGCCAGAGAAACGATCTTCATATCAGTATCGCGTAATTCTCTTGCAACAGGTCCAAAAATACGGGTTCCTCTCATTTCACCAGTTGTATTCAATAATACACATGCGTTATCATCGAAGCGAATATAGGATCCGTCTGGTCTTCTAATCTCCTTTTTGGTGCGAACAACAACCGCTTTTGTTACTGTTCCTTTTTTCATTTCGGAACCGGCTATAGAATTCTTTACGGTAACAACAATTTTGTCACCAATCGAAGCATAGCGCTTTTTAGTACCGCCCAACACACGAATACAAAGAACTTCTTTGGCTCCGCTGTTATCAGCAACTATTAGTCTACTTTCTGTTTGTATCATGTTTACTTAGCTCTTTCAATAATTTCAACTAATCTCCAACTCTTATTTTTACTAATAGGTCGGGTTTCCATGATTTTTACGGTATCACCTTCATTGCAGGTGTTTTCCTCGTCGTGAGCAGTGAATTTCTTCGACTTGGTCACAAACTTTCCGTAAATTGGGTGCTTTTCCTTGGTATGCACAACAATCGTAATGGATTTTTCCATTTTATTGCTCAACACAACCCCGATACGTTCTTTTCTAAGATTTCTTTCCATCACTTTTACTTATCAGTTAATTGCCTGTGACGCAACTCAGTTACAAGTCTAGCAATGTTACGTCGGGTTACCTTTATTTGCAAAGGATTTTCCAAAGGTGAAATAGCGTGATTTAGTTTGAATCGAGTTAATGTAGATTTTTCAAAATCTACCTTTTCTACTATTTCCGTTGTTGTTAACTCTTTAATTTCTGAATTCTTCATGATTAATCATTTGAATTTTCTACATAATCACGTCTTACGACAAATCTGGTAGTTACAGGTAATTTTTGAGCAGCTAAGCGTAAAGCTTCTTTTGCTACTAAAAAAGGTACTCCTTCACATTCGAATAACATTCTTCCTGGTGAAACAGGAGCAACGAATCCTTCCGGTGCACCTTTACCTTTACCCATACGAACCTCTGCAGGCTTCTTAGTGATTGGCTTGTCTGGAAAAATTCTGATCCAGATTTGACCTTGTCTTTGCATATATCGGGTTACTGCCACACGAGCAGCTTCAATTTGACGACCAGTGATCCACTTAGTTTCAAGTGATTTGATCCCAAAAGATCCAAATGCTAGTTCTGTACCACGACCGGCATTCCCTTTGATTCGTCCCTTTTGTTGTCTCCTAAATTTTGTTCTTTTTGGTTGTAACATCGTACTAATTCTTTAAAATTTAAAGACTACTTCTTTTTTCTTCTATTAAAACCACCTTTTCCTTTTGGAGCTCTTCCATCACGCATTCCTGCGTTAGGAGTTAGGTCACGTTTGCCGTAAACCTCACCTTTACAGATCCAAACTTTGATACCTAGTAAACCGTAAGTTGTTAATGCTTCGGCTAAACAATAATCGATATCAGCTCTAAAGGTGTGTAGCGGGGTACGTCCTTCCTTGTGCATTTCAGAACGGGCCATCTCAGCACCATTCAAACGACCAGAAATTTGTATTTTTATTCCCTCTGCACCCATTCTCATAGTAGAAGCAACTGCCATCTTAATTGCACGACGATAGGCGATACGACCTTCAATTTGACGTGCGATATTATTAGCAACGATTACTGCATCCATTTCCGGACGCTTAATTTCAAAGATGTTAATTTGTACTTCTTTGTCAGTAATCTTCTTCAACTCTTCTTTCAATTTATCAACCTCTTGACCACCTTTCCCGATAATAATACCAGGACGAGCAGTGTTAACAGTGATAGTAATTAATTTTAGAGTTCTTTCGATAATGATCTTAGAAATACTTGCTTTAGCTAAACGAGCATTCAGATACTTTCTAATTTTGGTATCTTCAACAAGCTTTTCACCGTAGTTTTTCCCACCAAACCAGTTAGAATCCCATCCTCGGATGATTCCTAATCTATTCGCAATTGGATTTATTTTTTGTCCCATTCTAACTATTCTTTAGTACTATCGGTTTCAGCAGTCTTGCTACCCAACAATATAGTTACATGATTAGATCTCTTCTTAATTCTATGTGCTCTTCCCTGAGGGGCAGGTCTTAGACGTTTAAGGATTCTTGCAGAATCAACGCTAATTTCTTTAACGTATAATGCACTCTCCTCAATTCTTTGCCCTTCATTCTTAGCTTGCCAGTTGGCAATAGCAGAAAGCAATAGTTTTTCAACGCGATTAGACGCTTCTTTCGGACTGAAACGAAGTACATCTAAAGCTCGATTCACCTCCATACCTCTTACCATATCGGTAACAAGTCTCATTTTGCGAGGTGAAGTAGGAACATTTCTCAAGCTAGCAAATGCTTTGCTCTTGTTTTCCTCCTTTATCTGGTTTGCTTTTATTCTTTTTCTTGCACCCATTTTTTACAAATTCAAAATGTTAATTAAAACCAATAACATGCTTATCGTTTTCTCTTGTCAGCATGTCCTCTAAAAGTACGAGTTGGCGCAAATTCACCTAATTTATGTCCTACCATGTTTTCAGTAACATAAACAGGAATGAATTTGTTTCCGTTGTGCACGGCAATCGTATGACCTACGAAATCCGGAGAGATCATTGAACGTCTTGACCAGGTTTTGACAACTGTCTTTTTACCTGATTCGTTTTGTCCCAATACTCGTCTTTCCAGTTTGAAATCGATAAAAGGTCCTTTTTTTAATGAACGACTCATAACAATCTAATTATCAAATTATTTTTTCCTTCTTTCAACAATGTACTTATTAGAAACATTCTTTTTAGCTCTGGTTTTGAAACCTTTCGCTAAAACACCTGTTCTAGAGCGTGGATGTCCACCTGAAGATTTACCTTCACCACCACCCATTGGGTGATCTACTGGATTCATTACCACACCACGTACTCTTGGTCTTCTACCCAACCAACGAGAACGACCAGCTTTACCACTTCTTTCCAACCCATGGTCGGTATTTGAAACAGTTCCGATAGTTGCCTTACAGGTCACAAGAATCATTCTAACTTCACTAGACGGTAATTTGATGGATGCATACTTGCCAGCTCGTGCTACGAGTTGAGCATATGCACCAGCGCTACGAGCCATTACTGCTCCTTGAGAGGGTCTTAATTCAATATTATGAATTATAGTACCTAATGGGATATCAGATAATGGCATTGAATTTCCGATTTCAGGAGAAATTTTATCGCCAGAAAGTAAAGATTGACCAACTTCCAGTCCGTTTGGTGCGACTATGTAACGTTTCTCACCGTCAGCATACACTAGCAAAGCTATGCGTGCAGTACGGTTTGGATCGTACTCAATCGAAACCACTTTGGCTGGAACGCCATCTTTGTCTCTTTTGAAATCAATAACTCGATATCTTCTTTTGTGACCACCACCTATATATCTCATTGTCATCTTACCAGAGTTATTTCTACCTCCGGTCTTTTTCATTGGTCTTAACAATGATTTTTCAGGTTTATCTGTAGTAACCTGCTCAAAGGTATTCTGAATCTTATGCCTTTGACCAGGTGTTACAGGTCTTAATTTACGTACAGCCATTTTCTAATTAAATATTGCTATAAAAATCTATTTTTTCACCCTCAACTAAAGTCACGATCGCTTTCTTAAAAGAAGCAGTTCTTCCTTCAATTGCACCCGCTTTTGTAAACCGACTCTTTTGCTTACCCTGATAATTCATGGTATTGACAGCCGCTACTTTAACGTTGTACATTGACTCAATTGCCTTTTTAATTTCGATCTTCTTTGCTCTACGATCCACAACAAATCCAAAGCGATTTAATTTTTCGCCTTGGGCTGTCATTTTTTCAGTAACGATCGGCTTGATTAAAATTTCCATCTTTTAAACTTAATTTAGTTTAAACATTTCATCGAGCCCCTTTACTGAGCTCTCTACAAATAACAAAGTTGAAGCTTTCATGATGTCATAAGTTGCAAGATCAGAAACACGTACAACTTCAACATTCTTCAAATTACGAGAAGACAAATATATGTTTTTATTGTCTTCAGCTAACACTAAAAGCACTTTTTTATCAGATACTTTCAAGTTATTTTGAAGTTCAACAAAACTTTTTGTCTTTACAGCTTCAAAATTGAAATCTTCCACTACTAACAATGAGTTATTCTGAGCTTTTAATGTTAAAGCTGAACGACGAGCTAGTTGCTTCAATTTCTTATTCAATTTGAAACTGTAATTTCTTGGACGTGGACCAAAAATACGTCCTCCGCCTCTAAACACTCCAGATTTGATACTACCAGCACGAGCTGTACCCGTACCTTTTTGTTTCTTAATCTTTCTAGTACTACCTGAGATCTCAGCTCTTTCTTTCGATTTGTGAGTTCCCTGACGTTGGTTAGCTAAATACTGCTTAACGTCTAAGTAGATTGCGTGTTCGTTTGGTTCAATTCCAAAAACTAAGTTATTTAACTCAATTTTTCTGCCTGTATCTTCTCCAGATGTACTTAATATAGTTAATTCCATTATTTTTCGATAATTACGTATGAACCCTTAGACCCTGGAAGAGATCCTTTAACTAATAACAAATTGTTCTCAGGAATCACCTTAAGAACCTGAAGGTTTTGAACCTTCACTGTGTCTCCACCCATACGTCCGGCCATTCTCATGCCCTTAAATACTCGAGCAGGATACGATGCCGCACCAATAGAACCTGGAGCACGCAAACGGTTATGTTGACCGTGTGTTTGTCCTCCAACGCCGGCAAAACCGTGGCGTTTCACTACCCCTTGAAATCCTTTACCCTTTGATATACCTGTAATATCTACAAAAGTAGACTCTTTGATAAGATCAATAGTAATTACATCACCTAATTTGTACTCAGCTTCGAAATCGCTGAATTCAACAAGCTTTCTCTTAGGGGTCGTATTTGCTTTCTTAAAGTGCCCATCTAGCGCCTTCGTTGTTCGCTTTTCTTTCTTTTCTTCGAAAGCCAACTGAAGTGCTTCGTAACCATCAGTCTCAATAGTTTTGACCTGGGTTACAACACATGGACCTGCCTCAATAACAGTGCATGGAATATGTTTTCCCTCGGCACTGTAAACGGAAGTCATTCCGATTTTTTTTCCAATTAATCCTGGCATTTTTCTTTATTTTTTAAAATAAATCTAACAGTTTATCAAACTTTAATCTCTACTTCTACTCCACTAGGCAACTCTAGTTTCATCAGAGCATCAATTGTACTTGCAGTAGAACTGTAAATATCAATTAGACGTTTGAAAGAAGAAAGTTGAAACTGCTCTCTTGATTTCTTGTTCACGAAAGTTGAACGAAGAACGGTAAAAATTCTTTTGTGAGTAGGAAGTGGAATAGGACCACTTACTACTGCTCCTGTAGCCTTAACTGTCTTTACGATTTTCTCAGCTGAGTTATCAACCAAGTTGTGATCGTAAGATTTCAGTTTAATTCTAATCTTTTGGCTCATATTATTTAATATTATACGATATAAACTATAATAATTCTACTTTACCTTTGGCCTTCTCAACCACTTCCTTTGCAATACCTTTTGGCACTTCAGCAAAGTGATCAAATTCCATAGAAGAATTTGCTCGACCAGAAGATAAGGTTCTTAAAACAGTAACGTATCCAAATTGTTCTGACAATGGTACTGTAGCATTAACAACACGTGCTCCATGCTTAGATTCCATTCCTTCAATCTGACCTCTACGCTTATTCAAGTCACCAATAATATCTCCCATGTATTCCTCAGGAGTAATAACTTCAATTTTCATGATAGGCTCAAGAAGTATTGGATTCGCTTTTGCACAAGCTTCACGGTAACCCTGCTTAGCAGCCAACTCGAAAGAAAGCTGATCAGAATCAACCGGATGGAAAGATCCGTCAAGCAATACAACTTTTAATGTATCAACAGAATAACCTGCCAAAACACCATTTTTCATTGCTTCTTTGAAACCTTTCTGCACAGAAGGAACAAATTCCTTAGGAATATTACCACCTTTAATCTTGTCAACAAACTGTAATCCTTCACCTTCGAAATCTGCATCTACAGGAGATAATTCGAAAACGATATCAGCAAATTTACCGCGACCACCAGACTGTTTTTTGAACACCTGACGGTGACTAACAGATCCTTTAATAGCTTCCTTATAAGCAACCTGAGGTGCACCTTGATTACACTCTACCTTGAATTCACGCTTCAAACGATCAACAATGATATCCAAGTGAAGTTCACCCATACCACTAATAACTGTTTGTCCTGATTCCTCGTCAGTCTTAACATGGAATGTTGGATCTTCTTCAGCTAATTTAGCCAAAGCCATCCCCATTCTATCCAAATCTTTCTGTGTTAAAGGCTCAATTGCAATACCAATTACCGGCTCTGGGAAATCCATCGACTCAAGTTCGATTTGTGATTCCTTATGACACAATGTATCACCAGTACGGATATCTTTAAAACCAACACATGCACAAATATCACCAGCTTCAACACGGTCAATAGCGTTTTGCTTGTTTGAGTGCATTTGATACAAACGTGAAATACGTTCTTTATTACCTGTTCTAACATTGTATACGTAAGAACCTGCATCAATAGAACCAGAATACAAACGTGTAAATGCCAAACGACCTACAAATGGATCTGTAGCAATTTTAAATGCTAAAGCAGCTAACGGCTCATCAACAGAAGGTTGTCTTGAAATCACTTCGTCTGTTCCAGGAACCTTACCAACAATAGCTTCTACATCCAGAGGAGATGGCATATAAGTAATAATTGCATCCAACAAACGCTGAACACCTTTATTTTTAAATGCTGATCCACATAGCATTGGGACAATATCCATAGCAATAGTAGCCTTACGAATAACCGCAATAAGTTCCTCTTCAGTAATTGAATCTGAATCCTCAAAGAAACGCTCCATCATGTCCTCATCATGTATTGCAACAGCCTCAACAAGTGTTTCTCTCCACTCATTAGCTTCTGCAACTAAATAATCAGGAATTTCCTCAAGTATATAGTTAGTTCCATTCTCATCATCATACCAAATAACAGCTTTCATTGAGATTAAATCAACCACACCTTTAAAGCTCTCTTCTGATCCGATAGGAATTTGAACAGGAATTGGATTAGCTCCTAATTTTTCTCTTACTTCACGAACAGCTTTGAAAAAGTCAGCACCAGAACGGTCCATCTTATTCACAAAGCCCATACGTGGTACTTTATATTTATTAGCTTGTCTCCAAACTGTTTCTGATTGTGCCTCAACACCACCAACTGCACAGAAACATGCAACAGCACCGTCCAACACACGCAATGAACGCTCTACTTCAACAGTAAAGTCAACGTGACCTGGAGTATCAATAATATTTACTTGATATTTTTGGCTATCGTAATCCCAGAAACAGGTAGTTGCAGCAGAAGTAATTGTAATACCTCGCTCTTGCTCTTGCTCCATCCAGTCCATAGTAGCCGCACCATCATGCACCTCACCAATTTTGTGAGAAACTCCGGTATAATACAAAATACGTTCTGTTGTAGTTGTTTTACCGGCGTCGATGTGCGCCATGATACCAATATTTCTGGTGTATTTTAAATCTCTTTTTGCCATTTCTTTAAGAATCGCTTAACAATTATTAAAATCTAAAGTGAGCAAAAGCACGGTTAGCTTCAGCCATTCTATGTGTGTCTTCTTTCTTCTTGTAAGCTCCACCTTCTTCATTGTAGCCACCAAGAATTTCCGCAGACAATTTTTCAGCCATAGATTTACCAGATCTTTTACGTGCATAAAGTATCATACTTTTAATACCGATTGATACTTTTCTTTCTGCACGAATTTCTGTAGGAACCTGGAAGGTTGCTCCACCTACGCGTCGGCTCTTAACCTCAACAGCTGGAGTGATGTTTTCCAAAGATTTTTTCCAAATCTCAAGTGGAGATTTCTCAATTTTCTCTGTCTTTTCCTTAACGATATCTAAAGCATCATAGAATACTTTAAAAGAAAGATTTTTCTTTCCATCAACCATTAAGTCATTTACGAATCTTGTTACCAGAATATCATTGAACTTAGGATCTGGTAATAAAACCCTCTTTTTTGGTCTTGACTTTCTCATTTTCTCTTAGTTTACGAGTTATCCGTTGTAGCTGCCCGGTTCAGTCTTCAAAAATCTCACGATCATTTACTCAACTTAATAGAGAACAACACATAAACATTAACTCACAGTTTTAAAAACTAGAATTAATTACTTTTTAGCTTTTGGTCTCTTAGTACCATACTTAGAACGACGTTGCATACGACCTTCTACTCCTGAAGCATCTAGTGCACCACGGACAAGGTGATATCTTACACCTGGAAGGTCTTTTACACGACCACCTCTGATCAAAACGATCGAGTGCTCCTGCAAGTTGTGTCCTTCTCCTGGAATGTAAGCATTCACTTCTTTTCCGTTAGTTAATCTAACACGAGCTACTTTACGCATAGCCGAGTTAGGCTTCTTAGGTGTAGTTGTATACACACGAACACAAACCCCTCTCCTTTGTGGACAAGAATCCAATGCCGGAGCCTTGCTTTTATCGATAAGCTTGGTTCTTCCTTTTCTAACTAACTGTTGAATTGTAGGCATATTAACAATTACTTTTTTAATTAAATATTTTTAACAAATTGGTTTGCAAAGGTATAATTTATTTTTTAAAAACAGCCATTTGCATGCTTGATTTCATAAAAACGCCTTAAAACCAGCGCACAAAGGTAGAGAAAGCCTTTTAAAAAGACAAGTTATTCGCTATCAAAAAAATAAGCTATTCGTGTTTATTTCAATAAGAGTCACGTCTCTCAGCAAAAACAAGAGCCAATTGTAAAAACACAATCAAATTTCGTCTATGTGAATTTTTATCCCCAGCTAATACTTAATGTATATTGCATCTAACTAAAAAGTTAATTAATTTAGAAAACCATACAACCCAAATAGAGTGTTTCAACTTCACAATTAGTTAATATATTTTTTAAAACCCAAAAAAATACCATTATGAAAGTGTATCAATCAAATGAAATTAAAAACATCGCCCTCATTGGCAATGCCGGCTCGGGTAAAACTACCCTTGCTGAAGCAATGCTATTTGAAGGCGGTGTTATTACAAGACGCGGAAACGTGGAAGATAATAACACCGTTTCTGATTACAACCCTGTAGAACACGAATATAAGAACTCAGTTTTCTCAACGGTTCTTTACACTGAATGGCTAGGAAAGAAAATTAATTTTATAGATACTCCCGGGGCAGATGATTTTTCGGGAGGAGTAATTTCGGCTCTTAACGTTGTTGACACAGGCTTGATGCTAATTAATGCACAAAATGGCATAGAGGTGGGTACCGAAATTATAGGACGAAGAGCAGCAGAATTAAATAAGCCTTTGATTTTTGTAGTTAATCAATTAGATCACGACAAGGCAAATTTTGAGCAATGCATTGAATCAGCCAAGACTAATTTTGGAAGTAAAGTTTCAATTGTACAATATCCCGTAAACGTTGGCGTAAATTTTAACGCAGTGGTTGATGTTCTTAAAATGAAAATGTATCAATGGGGAGCAGATGGAGGAGAACCTGAAATACTTGACATACCAGATTCTGAAATTGATAAAGCAAATGAATTCCACAACGAACTTGTGGAATCGGCAGCCGAAAATGATGAAGCCCTAATGGAATTGTATTTCGACAAGGGGACCTTAACAGAAGATGAAATGAGGGAGGGAATGAAAAAAGGAATGATCGCATGTGATTTCTTTCCTGTTTTCTGTGTTTCAGCGAAGAAAGATATGGGCGTGCGTCGATTAATGGAATTTATTGGAAATATCGTTCCCAATGTAACAGAAATGCCAGCGATACCAACAATAAGTGGCAGAGAAGCAAAATGTGATCCTAACGCACCAACTTCTGTTTTCGTATTTAAAACATCAA contains:
- the rpsL gene encoding 30S ribosomal protein S12, which translates into the protein MPTIQQLVRKGRTKLIDKSKAPALDSCPQRRGVCVRVYTTTPKKPNSAMRKVARVRLTNGKEVNAYIPGEGHNLQEHSIVLIRGGRVKDLPGVRYHLVRGALDASGVEGRMQRRSKYGTKRPKAKK